In Eupeodes corollae chromosome 3, idEupCoro1.1, whole genome shotgun sequence, a single genomic region encodes these proteins:
- the LOC129952795 gene encoding armadillo repeat-containing protein gudu translates to MSVAAVSINRQKNNNTDFSCGSCPDRNHQRRKSEANYDSESTEVLSSTDEEERWKDAARTAEIPAEYYHIQKLVKYIKGGNQTATIVSLCCLKDYDLQVQIHQFAIQDIGGIEVLVNLLECNDMKCRLGSLMILAEISSNIDIRKTIVDLGGVPLIVDILNSSAKDLKTMAAETLANISKVRLARKYVRQSGGISKLVDLLDIKLHVLKTPMEELSVDEKESVNMASAGAKALWSLADSKHNIEVMRKTGIVPLMARLLKSIHIEVVIPIMGTIQKCSSQAKFQLAITTEGMIADIVSHLHSTNIDLKMQCSIALYRCARDPTTSDLVREAGGLEPLVMIIKDKANRENKALLSGATGAIWKCAATDANVQKLDTLRTINVLAQLLNDESDDVLTNVIGGIAECVRFKSNRNALRIAGGLPSLVALLNSSHPPLLENLAKALKECAEDRDCMQVLEELDAVRLIWSLLKNTDSRVQAYAAYAICPCVQNATNSGELVRSLVGAMELVVGLLASKDILVLSAVCAAIATIAKDSTNLAILTDLKVITKLAELVNTSDDLLRENLAAAIANCAGYGNNTQELGRMRAVTPIVGYMISSNPKVHRTCAMALEKLSADPRNCITMHQSGVVPFLLETLSSTDTDLQLASAGCLRNIRELALRAEEYKLRIEE, encoded by the exons ATGTCCGTAGCTGCAGTATCTATTAATCGTCAGAAAAATAACAACACCGATTTCTCATGCGGAAGCTGTCCCGACCGAAATCATCAACGAAGAAAATCTGAAGCAAATTACGATTCCGAATCCACCGAAGTACTCTCGTCCACAGACGAGGAAGAACGCTGGAAAGATGCCGCCCGTACCGCTGAAATTCCAGCTGAATATTATCACATTCAAAAGCTCGTCAAATACATTAAGGGTGGCAATCAAACGGCAACAATTGTTTCACTATGCTGCCTCAAGGACTACGACTTACAAGTGCAAATTCATCAATTTGCAATTCAAGATATCGGTGGCATTGAAGTGCTGGTGAATTTGCTTGAGTGCAACGATATGAAGTGTCGTTTGGGATCCTTGATGATACTGGCTGAGATTTCATCAAATATTGATATAAGAAAGACCATTGTGGATTTGGGCGGAGTGCCATTGATAGTTGACATATTGAATAGTTCGGCAAAGGATTTGAAAACAATGGCAGCTGAGACTTTggctaatatttcaaaagttcgTTTGGCTAGGAAATACGTAAGGCAGAGTGGAGGCATATCGAAGTTGGTTGATTTGCTGGATATTAAATTGCA tGTCCTTAAGACTCCAATGGAAGAACTGAGTGTGGACGAGAAGGAGAGTGTGAATATGGCTAGTGCGGGAGCGAAAGCCTTATGGTCCTTGGCCGATTCGAAGCACAATATTGAAGTGATGAGGAAGACTGGAATAGTTCCATTGATGGCGAGGCTTTTGAAATCGATTCATATTGAAGTTGTAATACCAATTATGGGCACTATACAGAAGTGCTCTTCACAG GCCAAGTTCCAATTGGCCATCACAACAGAGGGTATGATTGCTGATATCGTATCCCATTTACACTCAACTAATATCGATCTTAAAATGCAATGCAGCATAGCATTGTACAGATGTGCACGAGACCCAACAACTAGTGATTTGGTTCGGGAAGCTGGAGGTCTTGAGCCTCTGGTCATGATCATTAAGGACAAAGCTAACCGGGAAAACAAAGCTCTTTTATCAGGTGCCACAGGAGCTATCTGGAAGTGTGCTGCAACTGATGCAAACGTTCAAAAACTCGACACTCTTCGGACAATCAACGTTCTTGCTCAGTTGCTGAACGATGAGTCTGATGACGTCCTCACGAATGTCATTGGAGGAATTGCTGAATGCGTTCGATTCAAAAGTAACAGAAATGCTCTTCGTATCGCTGGTGGTCTTCCAAGTCTTGTAGCCTTATTGAATTCATCACATCCTCCGTTATTGGAGAATTTAGCGAAGGCCCTCAAGGAATGTGCTGAAGATAGAGATTGCATGCAAGTTCTAGAAGAACTTGATGCTGTTCGATTGATATGGTCATTGTTGAAGAACACTGATAGTCGAGTACAAGCTTATGCTGCGTACGCAATATGTCCTTGTGTTCAAAATGCTACG aaTTCTGGTGAGCTAGTTCGAAGTTTAGTTGGTGCTATGGAATTAGTTGTGGGACTTCTAGCTTCCAAAGATATTCTTGTTCTATCAGCAGTTTGTGCTGCTATTGCTACCATCGCAAAAGATTCAACCAATTTGGCTATTTTGACTGATTTAAAGGTTATTACTAAACTTGCTGAATTAG TGAACACATCTGATGATCTTCTAAGGGAGAATTTAGCTGCTGCCATAGCTAATTGTGCTGGATATGGCAACAATACTCAAGAATTAGGTCGAATGCGTGCTGTTACACCAATTGTTGGTTATATGATAAGCAGTAATCCAAAAGTACATCGCACTTGTGCCATGGCATTGGAGAAACTTTCTGCAGATCCAAGAAATTGCATAACAATGCATCAG AGCGGAGTTGTTCCATTTTTGCTAGAAACACTTTCTTCAACTGATACCGATTTACAACTTGCATCAGCTGGATGTCTTCGAAATATTCGTGAACTGGCGCTAAGAGCAGAAGAATATAAATTAAGAATTGAAGAGTAA